The following are encoded in a window of Suncus etruscus isolate mSunEtr1 chromosome 16, mSunEtr1.pri.cur, whole genome shotgun sequence genomic DNA:
- the LOC126032591 gene encoding zinc finger X-chromosomal protein-like translates to MDEDGLELQPQDPNSFFDTGADATHMDDDQIVVEVQETVFISAFVDSDITVHNFAPDDPDSVVIQDVIEDVVIEDVQCPDIMEEADVSETVIIPEQVLDSDVTEEVSLAHCTVPDDVLASDITSASMSIPEHVLTSESIHVSDVGHVEHVVHDSVVEAEIVTDPLTSDVVSEEVLVADCASEAVIDANGIPVDQQDDDKSNCEDYLMISLDDAGKIEHDGSSEMTMDTESEIDPCKVDGTCPEVIKVYIFKADPGEDDLGGTVDIVESEPENDHGVELLDQNNSIRVPREKMVYMTVNDSQQEDEDLNVAEIADEVYMEVIVGEEDATAAAAAAAAHEQQIDDNEIKTFMPIAWAAAYGNNTDGIENRNGTASALLHIDESAGLGRLAKQKPKKRRRPDSRQYQTAIIIGPDGHPLTVYPCMICGKKFKSRGFLKRHMKNHPEHLAKKKYRCTDCDYTTNKKISLHNHLESHKLTSKAEKAIECDECGKHFSHAGALFTHKMVHKEKGANKMHKCKFCDYETAEQGLLNRHLLAVHSKNFPHICVECGKGFRHPSELKKHMRIHTGEKPYQCQYCEYRSADSSNLKTHVKTKHSKEMPFKCDICLLTFSDTKEVQQHALIHQESKTHQCLHCDHKSSNSSDLKRHIISVHTKDYPHKCDMCDKGFHRPSELKKHVAAHKGKKMHQCRHCDFKIADPFVLSRHILSVHTKDLLFRCKRCRKGFRQQNELKKHMKTHSGRKVYQCEYCEYSTTDASGFKRHVISIHTKDYPHRCEYCKKGFRRPSEKNQHIMRHHKEVGLP, encoded by the coding sequence ATGGATGAAGATGGACTTGAATTGCAGCCTCAAGATCCAAACTCATTTTTTGATACAGGAGCCGATGCAACACACATGGATGATGATCAGATTGTTGTGGAAGTGCAAGAGACTGTTTTTATCTCAGCTTTTGTGGATTCAGATATAACTGTGCATAACTTTGCTCCTGATGACCCAGATTCAGTTGTGATCCAAGATGTTATTGAGGACGTTGTGATAGAAGATGTTCAATGCCCAGATATCATGGAAGAAGCGGATGTATCTGAAACCGTCATCATTCCTGAGCAAGTGCTGGACTCAGATGTAACTGAAGAAGTTTCTTTAGCACATTGCACGGTCCCAGATGATGTTTTAGCTTCCGATATTACGTCGGCATCAATGTCTATACCAGAACACGTCTTGACAAGTGAATCTATTCACGTGTCTGATGTTGGGCACGTGGAGCATGTGGTTCATGATAGTGTAGTGGAAGCAGAAATTGTCACTGATCCCTTGACAAGTGATGTAGTTTCAGAAGAAGTGTTGGTAGCAGATTGTGCCTCTGAAGCCGTCATAGATGCCAATGGGATCCCAGTGGACCAACAAGACGATGACAAAAGCAACTGTGAAGACTATCTTATGATTTCCTTGGATGATGCTGGCAAAATAGAACATGACGGTTCTTCTGAAATGACTATGGACACAGAGTCAGAAATTGATCCTTGTAAAGTAGATGGCACTTGCCCTGAAGTCATCAAGGTATACATTTTTAAAGCTGACCCTGGAGAGGATGACTTAGGTGGTACCGTGGACATAGTGGAGAGTGAACCTGAGAATGATCACGGAGTTGAGTTGCTTGATCAGAATAACAGTATTCGTGTACCAAGAGAAAAGATGGTTTATATGACTGTTAATGACTCTCAGCAAGAAGATGAAGATTTAAATGTTGCTGAAATCGCAGATGAGGTGTATATGGAAGTGATCGTAGGTGAAGAAGATGCGACTGcagctgctgctgccgccgccgcacATGAACAGCAAATAGATGACAACGAAATCAAAACTTTCATGCCAATTGCATGGGCAGCAGCTTATGGTAATAATACTGATGGAATTGAAAACCGGAATGGCACTGCAAGTGCCCTCTTGCACATAGATGAGTCTGCTGGGCTTGGCAGACTggctaaacaaaaaccaaagaaaaggagaagaccTGATTCCAGGCAGTACCAAACAGCAATAATTATTGGCCCTGATGGACATCCCTTGACTGTCTATCCTTGTATGATCTGTGGGAAAAAGTTTAAGTCGAGAGGTTTTCtgaagagacacatgaaaaaccaTCCTGAACACCTTGCTAAGAAGAAGTACCGTTGTACTGACTGCGATTACACTACCAACAAGAAGATAAGTTTACATAACCACCTGGAGAGCCACAAACTAACCAGCAAGGCAGAAAAGGCTATTGAATGCGATGAGTGTGGGAAGCATTTCTCTCACGCTGGCGCTTTGTTTACTCACAAAATGGTGCATAAGGAAAAAGGAGCCAACAAAATGCACAAGTGTAAATTCTGTGACTATGAAACAGCTGAACAAGGGTTACTGAATCGCCACCTTTTGGCAGTCCACAGCAAGAACTTTCCTCATATCTGTGTTGAATGCGGTAAAGGTTTCCGTCACCCTTCAGAGCTCAAAAAGCACATGCGAATCCATACTGGAGAGAAGCCATACCAGTGCCAGTACTGCGAGTATAGGTCTGCAGACTCTTCTAACTTGAAAACGCATGTCAAAACTAAGCATAGTAAAGAAATGCCGTTCAAGTGTGACATTTGTCTTCTGACTTTCTCAGATACCAAAGAGGTGCAGCAACATGCTCTTATCCatcaagaaagcaaaacacaTCAGTGTTTGCACTGTGACCACAAGAGTTCAAACTCAAGCGATTTAAAACGACACATAATTTCAGTTCACACCAAGGACTACCCTCATAAGTGTGACATGTGTGATAAAGGCTTTCATAGGCCTTCAGAACTCAAGAAACACGTAGCTGCCCACAAGGGTAAAAAAATGCATCAGTGTAGACATTGTGACTTTAAGATTGCCGATCCTTTTGTTCTAAGTCGCCATATTCTATCTGTTCACACAAAAGATCTGCTGTTTAGGTGTAAGAGATGTAGAAAGGGATTTAGGCAGCAGAATGAGcttaaaaagcatatgaaaacaCACAGTGGCAGGAAAGTGTACCAGTGTGAGTACTGCGAGTATAGCACTACAGATGCCTCCGGCTTTAAACGACATGTTATTTCTATTCATACAAAGGACTATCCCCACCGCTGTGAGTACTGCAAGAAAGGGTTCCGAAGACCATCCGAGAAGAACCAGCACATCATGCGACATCATAAAGAAGTTGGCCTGCCCTAA